The genomic region CCGACTTAAATTACGATGAGTTGAAGTTTAATGGGAAAAAGCCAGAAACCGTTTTGCTTTCATTAACTGGGAATATCGATTTGCGTCAAATTTCCAAACTTACCAGTAAGATGGATCTTCCTGGTGGAGATCAACTAGGGAAAGCAGGGAATAAAAAATAGATGGGAATCGCGTCTTAGCGAAGCATGGAAGTGCTGTGGCAACCTCTCTACTTTAAGAAAAAGTTGCTTGCTTCACTAATGAGCTTATCACTCTCGTGCTTCGCTGTAAAAACGTTTTGGAAAAACTTTGTAATTAAAAACAGTATCATGAAAAATATTAAAAACATCATTGCATTTCTTTTTTTGGCAGTTTCTGTGGCCAATTGTGGCGATAGAAAGCCAAGTTTACAGGAGTATTTTGTTACCAAGGGGGAGAACCCTAATTTTATTTCTTTAGACATCCCGTCAAGTATTTTAGATGTAAACAAAACCTCCTTAGATACCAAACAAAAAGAGGCTTACCAATCAGTAAAAAAATTAAATGTGTTGGCTTTTAAATTGAATGACGATAACAAGGCCGCTTATGAAGCTGAAAAGACTACGGTACAGGATATCCTCAAAAATGAGAAATATGAAGATCTCATGATTGTAAATAGTGGCAAAAACAAAGGTGTTGTAAAATATTTAGGAGACGACGATTCCATAGACGAGGTAATTCTTTTTGGTAGCGACGATGAGCATGGTTTTGCTTTGGTACGCGTGCTAGGTAATAAAATGAAGCCAGAAAACATGGTCACTTTAGTTGAGGCTGTTGAAAAAGGAGCTATTGGAACCGGAGGGTTAGGAAAGCAATTGGAAGGTATTTTCGATTAATAATTAGGGTATTTAAGCGTAAGCTTTAAATGAATAGAAAGAGATATAGGTAAAACTTTAGATACGATATTTATAATTTCACGAATTTATAATTTCACTATAGAATGGCAGATAGTCCATCACAAAAAATAAAAGATAGGAAGAAATCCATTTTAATCACTGGTGCCCATGGTCAGTTAGGATCAACCTTTCAAAACCTATCAAAAAATTATGGTGATCTACATTTTATTTTTTGTTCTTCAAAAAAATTAGACGTTACCCATAAAGAGTCTGTTCAGGAGATTTTTAAGGAATTCAATCCAGATTTCTGTATTAATTGTGCAGCCTACACCAATGTAGAGCAAGCCGAAAAGGAACCCGATCAAGCTTTTAAGATAAATGCAGAAGGGGTTAAAAATCTAGCCGAAATCTGTAAAGAATATCAAACTACATTAATTCATATTTCCACGGATTATGTGTTTGATGGCAAAAAAAGAAGGCCTTATAGCGTTGATGATCTTCCTAACCCCATTAATCAATACGGAAAATCGAAATTAAAGGGAGAACAATATATACAGGATATTTTAACCGAATATGTTATCGTTAGAACTTCATGGCTGTACAGTAAAGAATTTGGCAATAATTTTTACAAAACTATCTTGAGGAAAGCCAAGACGGAAAAAGAATTGTTTATAACGGATGCCCAAACTGGTTGTCCGACCGATACCGTAAATTTGGCTACTAAGATTTTAAGCAAAATTGAAGAAAACACAGAAGACTACGGTGTTTTTCATTTTTGTGATAGAGAGGAAATGACATGGTATGGGTTTTCAAAACAAATACTTACTGAAAATGATCTTAG from Galbibacter sp. BG1 harbors:
- a CDS encoding DUF4252 domain-containing protein; translation: MKNIKNIIAFLFLAVSVANCGDRKPSLQEYFVTKGENPNFISLDIPSSILDVNKTSLDTKQKEAYQSVKKLNVLAFKLNDDNKAAYEAEKTTVQDILKNEKYEDLMIVNSGKNKGVVKYLGDDDSIDEVILFGSDDEHGFALVRVLGNKMKPENMVTLVEAVEKGAIGTGGLGKQLEGIFD
- the rfbD gene encoding dTDP-4-dehydrorhamnose reductase; the encoded protein is MADSPSQKIKDRKKSILITGAHGQLGSTFQNLSKNYGDLHFIFCSSKKLDVTHKESVQEIFKEFNPDFCINCAAYTNVEQAEKEPDQAFKINAEGVKNLAEICKEYQTTLIHISTDYVFDGKKRRPYSVDDLPNPINQYGKSKLKGEQYIQDILTEYVIVRTSWLYSKEFGNNFYKTILRKAKTEKELFITDAQTGCPTDTVNLATKILSKIEENTEDYGVFHFCDREEMTWYGFSKQILTENDLREIKVIKDNTYKTIAERPIYSVLEVNF